A single Pseudanabaenaceae cyanobacterium SKYG29 DNA region contains:
- a CDS encoding uracil-DNA glycosylase — MPQQISLFDFGEPDPSPPTPPGTFASLDELVVVASQCQKCPLGATRTNIVVERGSRNAPIMIIGEGPGQHEDEQGLPFVGKAGQLLDKILASVNLDPDRDVYICNVVKCRPPGNRVPTDEEIESCKPYLLEQIRLVNPKIILLTGATAVRAITGDKQGITKIRGQWSQWEGRWVMPIFHPAYLLRNPSREQGSPKWLMWQDIQAVKRKLQELMLS, encoded by the coding sequence ATGCCCCAGCAAATTAGTCTGTTTGACTTTGGCGAACCCGATCCCTCTCCCCCCACTCCTCCTGGTACTTTTGCCAGCCTAGATGAACTGGTGGTGGTGGCAAGTCAGTGTCAAAAATGTCCCCTAGGAGCGACCAGGACTAACATCGTAGTAGAACGGGGTAGTAGAAATGCCCCCATTATGATTATCGGGGAAGGTCCAGGACAGCATGAAGACGAGCAGGGACTACCCTTTGTGGGAAAAGCGGGGCAGTTACTGGATAAAATCTTGGCTTCTGTCAATCTTGACCCCGATCGGGATGTCTACATTTGCAACGTGGTGAAATGTCGTCCCCCTGGCAACCGTGTACCCACAGATGAGGAAATCGAGAGTTGCAAACCCTACCTCCTGGAGCAAATTCGCCTAGTCAACCCCAAGATTATTCTACTGACGGGGGCAACAGCTGTACGGGCAATTACGGGCGACAAACAGGGGATTACCAAAATTCGGGGGCAGTGGAGTCAATGGGAAGGTCGCTGGGTGATGCCTATTTTCCATCCCGCTTACCTCCTCCGCAACCCCAGCCGTGAACAGGGTAGCCCCAAGTGGTTGATGTGGCAAGACATCCAAGCAGTCAAGCGTAAACTGCAAGAACTCATGCTATCCTAG
- a CDS encoding amidohydrolase, giving the protein MVGVRPEIRQLQSSLIRWRRHFHRFPELGFKEKQTSAFIQSHLREWGIPYEVLLDTGVVATISDGSGGKVLAIRADMDALPIQELNMVEYRSQIDGLMHACGHDGHTAIALGTAYYLWQHRQELKGTVKVIFQPAEEGPGGAKPMITAGVLANPKVDGILGLHIWNNLPLGTIGLKQGALMAAVDIFHCTITGKGGHGAIPQQTIDAVVVAAQVVSALQTIVSRNIDPLDSAVVTIGKLQAGTAPNVIAQEAHLSGTVRYFSPRVGDVIYQRIEQILQGICASYGASYTLDYQKCYPPVVNHPAMTELVRSVVQETIDLEVVPNCATLAAEDMSFFLQEVPGCFFFLGSANPAKGLHYPHHHPRFDFDETVLGTGVEIFVRCAERFLGYAPAN; this is encoded by the coding sequence ATGGTAGGAGTCAGACCAGAGATTCGACAATTGCAGTCAAGTCTGATTCGCTGGCGTAGGCACTTCCACCGTTTCCCGGAATTGGGCTTTAAGGAGAAGCAAACTAGTGCCTTTATTCAATCCCACCTGCGGGAGTGGGGCATCCCCTATGAAGTACTACTGGATACAGGGGTGGTAGCGACAATTTCTGATGGGTCAGGGGGCAAGGTATTGGCAATCAGGGCAGATATGGATGCTCTGCCTATCCAGGAGCTAAACATGGTGGAATACCGCTCCCAAATCGACGGACTGATGCATGCTTGCGGCCATGATGGGCATACAGCGATCGCTCTGGGTACAGCCTATTACCTCTGGCAACACCGTCAGGAACTCAAGGGCACAGTAAAAGTGATTTTTCAGCCCGCCGAGGAGGGACCAGGGGGGGCAAAACCTATGATTACGGCGGGAGTTTTGGCGAATCCCAAGGTAGATGGCATTCTGGGGTTGCATATCTGGAACAATCTCCCCTTAGGCACGATCGGGCTGAAACAGGGGGCACTAATGGCAGCGGTGGACATCTTCCATTGCACTATTACCGGCAAGGGAGGGCACGGAGCGATCCCCCAACAAACGATCGATGCGGTAGTAGTAGCTGCCCAAGTAGTAAGTGCTCTGCAAACCATTGTCAGCCGCAATATTGATCCCCTGGATAGCGCTGTGGTCACGATCGGCAAGTTACAGGCTGGGACAGCTCCCAATGTCATTGCCCAAGAGGCCCACCTCAGCGGCACAGTGCGTTACTTTTCCCCTAGGGTGGGAGATGTAATCTATCAGAGGATTGAGCAGATTCTACAAGGTATTTGTGCTAGCTACGGTGCCAGTTATACTCTGGACTACCAGAAGTGTTATCCCCCTGTCGTCAATCACCCCGCAATGACAGAATTAGTGCGATCGGTAGTACAAGAGACGATCGATTTAGAAGTGGTACCCAACTGTGCAACATTAGCAGCAGAGGATATGTCCTTTTTCCTACAAGAAGTACCTGGGTGTTTCTTCTTCTTGGGTAGCGCTAACCCCGCCAAAGGTTTACATTACCCCCACCATCACCCCCGCTTTGACTTTGATGAAACTGTACTGGGGACAGGGGTAGAAATTTTTGTCCGTTGCGCGGAACGTTTCCTTGGTTATGCCCCAGCAAATTAG